A window of the Streptomyces finlayi genome harbors these coding sequences:
- a CDS encoding cystathionine gamma-lyase, whose amino-acid sequence MSTTMGDGTRAVRAGLPEPEQYEPTLPGPVFAAHFHLSGEPVGPYTYGRDTNPTWTRLERAISELEAPGETAETTVFASGMAAITAVLLSQTRTGDAVVLPDDGYQALPLVREQLEAYGVEVRTAPTAGDAQLALLEGAKLLWIETPSNPGLDVCDVRRLVEAAHGAGALVAVDNTLATPIGQRPLELGADFSVASDTKGMTGHGDILLGHVTCRDPGLTAAVRRWRKVVGAIPGPMEAWLAHRSLSTLQLRIDRQCTTALTLAEALGKRAEVSGLRYPGLPDDPSYPKAVRQMRRFGSVVSFVLADRETAERFLAGLRLVDDATSFGGVRSTAERRARWGGDAVPEGFIRFSVGAEDPEDLLADVERALDEASR is encoded by the coding sequence ATGAGCACCACCATGGGCGACGGGACACGGGCGGTACGAGCCGGGCTTCCCGAACCGGAACAGTACGAACCCACCCTTCCGGGCCCGGTCTTCGCCGCACACTTCCATCTGTCCGGGGAGCCGGTCGGCCCGTACACCTACGGCCGCGACACCAACCCGACCTGGACCCGTCTGGAACGTGCCATCAGCGAGCTGGAGGCACCCGGAGAGACGGCCGAGACCACGGTGTTCGCCTCCGGGATGGCGGCGATCACTGCCGTCCTGCTGTCTCAGACGCGCACGGGCGACGCGGTGGTGCTGCCTGACGACGGCTATCAGGCGCTGCCGCTGGTCCGGGAGCAGCTGGAGGCGTACGGGGTCGAGGTGCGGACCGCACCGACGGCCGGCGACGCCCAGCTCGCGCTCCTGGAAGGAGCGAAGCTGCTGTGGATCGAGACCCCGTCCAACCCGGGGCTCGATGTCTGTGACGTACGACGGCTCGTGGAGGCCGCGCACGGGGCGGGCGCCCTGGTCGCCGTCGACAACACGCTGGCCACCCCGATCGGTCAGCGTCCGCTGGAGCTGGGGGCCGACTTCTCGGTCGCCAGCGACACCAAGGGCATGACGGGGCACGGCGACATCCTGCTCGGCCATGTGACCTGCCGCGACCCCGGGCTGACGGCGGCCGTGCGGCGCTGGCGCAAGGTGGTCGGGGCGATTCCGGGGCCGATGGAGGCATGGCTCGCCCACCGTTCCCTGTCCACGCTCCAGCTGCGGATCGACCGGCAGTGCACGACCGCCCTCACACTCGCCGAGGCACTGGGCAAGCGCGCAGAGGTGAGCGGACTGCGGTACCCCGGGCTGCCGGACGATCCCTCGTACCCGAAGGCCGTGCGGCAGATGCGGCGCTTCGGTTCGGTGGTGTCGTTCGTGCTGGCCGACCGGGAGACGGCCGAGCGCTTCCTTGCCGGACTGCGGCTGGTCGACGACGCCACGAGTTTCGGCGGCGTTCGGTCCACCGCGGAGCGCCGGGCGCGCTGGGGCGGGGACGCCGTACCCGAAGGCTTCATCCGTTTCTCGGTCGGCGCCGAGGACCCGGAGGACCTGCTCGCCGACGTGGAGCGCGCGCTCGACGAGGCATCCCGGTAG
- a CDS encoding NUDIX domain-containing protein yields the protein MTERPVVKRTARAILLDGDDLILIKRTKPGVDPYWLTPGGGVEPEDRTVVDALHREVDEELGAKISDVVPCFVDTVEHIAGGGVKGVKVQHFFVCRLESMDPSRRHGPEIDDPCGEYEIVRVPFSRIGIAAVHLVPLSLRHYLDGNIEGVRAMHAPDLA from the coding sequence ATGACCGAACGTCCTGTGGTCAAGCGCACCGCACGTGCCATCCTGCTCGACGGCGACGACCTCATCCTCATCAAGCGGACCAAACCAGGGGTCGATCCGTACTGGCTCACGCCGGGCGGCGGGGTCGAGCCGGAGGACCGCACCGTCGTCGACGCCCTGCACCGCGAGGTCGACGAAGAGCTCGGCGCCAAGATCTCGGACGTCGTGCCCTGTTTCGTGGACACGGTGGAACACATCGCGGGCGGCGGGGTGAAGGGCGTCAAGGTGCAGCACTTCTTCGTCTGCCGACTGGAGTCGATGGACCCCTCCCGGCGGCACGGACCGGAGATCGACGACCCTTGCGGGGAGTACGAGATCGTACGGGTGCCCTTCAGCCGGATCGGAATCGCCGCGGTCCATCTCGTACCGCTGTCACTGCGGCACTACCTCGACGGCAATATCGAAGGGGTCCGGGCCATGCACGCGCCCGACCTGGCCTGA
- a CDS encoding GNAT family N-acetyltransferase, translating to MHNALPRPLAGLPIRRLTRGDLVSCADLCEDRGWSRDEHRWGLLLSAGTGYGIDDPEGRGLAAACVVTPNGTDLAAIGMLLVAGRHAGQGLGRRLMQYVIESSGETPLALYATTEGQPLYEQLGFTVVGRADRVAGHFRPMDGERDRNPGATTVTTRPAAADDLQRILRLDADTFGADRTHIITRLPAFSDRFLVAEDAGALIGYAALWPSGDVHSIGPLTARDIGTAKALVTALAATTDRLLRTDIDARHKELLDWLGDHGMERGSSTAVMVYRGSELPGDWTRRFAPLTVATG from the coding sequence ATGCACAACGCACTGCCTCGCCCGCTCGCCGGACTACCCATCCGGCGCCTCACCCGGGGAGACCTCGTCTCCTGCGCCGATCTCTGCGAGGACCGCGGGTGGTCGCGCGACGAGCACCGATGGGGACTGCTCCTTTCCGCCGGGACGGGCTACGGCATCGACGACCCCGAGGGCAGGGGCCTGGCCGCCGCCTGTGTGGTGACCCCGAACGGGACGGACCTCGCCGCCATCGGCATGCTGCTCGTCGCCGGGCGGCACGCCGGACAGGGACTCGGCCGACGGCTGATGCAGTACGTGATCGAGTCGTCGGGGGAGACTCCGCTGGCCTTGTACGCGACCACCGAGGGGCAGCCCCTCTACGAGCAGCTCGGCTTCACCGTAGTGGGCCGGGCCGACCGCGTCGCCGGGCATTTCCGGCCGATGGACGGCGAGCGCGACAGGAACCCCGGCGCTACCACGGTCACCACGCGCCCAGCCGCGGCAGATGATCTCCAGCGCATCCTCCGGCTGGACGCCGATACGTTCGGCGCCGACCGGACCCACATCATCACGCGGCTCCCTGCCTTCTCCGACCGGTTCCTCGTCGCGGAGGACGCCGGCGCACTCATCGGTTACGCGGCGCTCTGGCCGAGTGGGGACGTCCATTCCATCGGGCCTCTCACCGCTCGCGACATCGGCACGGCGAAAGCCCTCGTCACGGCGCTCGCCGCGACGACGGACCGCCTCCTGCGCACCGATATCGACGCACGCCACAAGGAACTGCTCGACTGGCTCGGCGATCACGGTATGGAGAGGGGCTCCAGTACGGCCGTCATGGTCTATCGGGGCTCCGAACTGCCGGGTGACTGGACGCGGCGGTTCGCTCCGCTGACGGTCGCGACCGGCTGA
- a CDS encoding MarR family winged helix-turn-helix transcriptional regulator, with protein sequence MTATDPALTALSQGWCALSLLHGKIEARIERALQTGHGLSVREYSLLDVLSRQHNGTGGHLQMKQVADAVVLSQSATTRLVTRLEDRGLLTRYLCDTDRRGIYTDVTDAGLALLAEARPTNDTALRAALDEAALDPELAPLVTAVERLKVSA encoded by the coding sequence ATGACAGCGACCGACCCCGCCCTGACCGCCCTCTCCCAGGGCTGGTGCGCGCTCTCCCTGCTCCACGGGAAGATCGAGGCCCGCATCGAGCGTGCCCTGCAGACAGGCCACGGCCTCAGCGTGCGGGAGTACTCACTGCTCGACGTCCTGAGCCGGCAGCACAACGGCACCGGCGGGCATCTCCAGATGAAGCAGGTCGCCGACGCGGTCGTGCTGAGCCAGAGCGCCACCACCCGCCTGGTCACCAGGCTCGAGGACCGCGGCCTGCTGACCCGGTACCTCTGTGACACGGACCGCCGCGGCATCTACACCGACGTCACCGACGCGGGCCTTGCCCTGCTCGCCGAGGCCCGGCCGACCAACGACACCGCGCTGCGCGCCGCACTCGACGAAGCCGCGCTGGATCCCGAGCTGGCCCCGCTCGTCACCGCTGTGGAACGGCTGAAGGTCTCCGCATGA
- a CDS encoding GNAT family N-acetyltransferase → MNDLSIRPVALSDLPAVVAMLADDPLGAQRESPDDLTPYNTALQRLADDPNQHVVVAVREERIVGTLQLTIIPGLSRRGSTRSIIEGVRVHADERGSGLGTQMIQWAVDESRRQECQLVQLTSDVTRTDARRFYERLGFTASHVGFKLTL, encoded by the coding sequence ATGAACGACCTTTCCATACGTCCTGTCGCGCTCTCCGATCTTCCTGCCGTCGTGGCCATGCTGGCCGACGACCCCCTCGGCGCACAGCGGGAGTCGCCGGACGACCTCACTCCGTACAACACCGCGCTCCAGCGGCTCGCCGATGACCCGAACCAGCACGTCGTCGTCGCCGTGCGCGAGGAGCGGATCGTCGGAACCCTTCAGCTGACGATCATTCCCGGCCTGTCCCGGCGCGGCTCGACGCGCTCGATCATCGAGGGCGTGCGCGTCCATGCCGACGAACGCGGCAGCGGTCTCGGAACCCAGATGATCCAGTGGGCGGTGGACGAATCCCGGCGCCAGGAGTGCCAGTTGGTCCAGCTGACGTCCGACGTCACCCGTACCGACGCGCGACGCTTCTACGAGCGCCTCGGTTTCACCGCCAGCCACGTCGGGTTCAAGCTCACGCTCTGA
- a CDS encoding serine hydrolase domain-containing protein, whose product MTSFNDSPSDPLGGPGAAPDDELLPGTRRALLHRIATAQAEGRTPSFVAAVQREGRTVWNGARSCVEGHDPDADTQYRIGSLTKTFTAVLVLRLRDEGVLDLDDPVEKYLPGTGVGDVTVFQLLGHSAGLAAESPAPWWERTPGAVRPELADVLGDRPKTQPTGRGHHYSNPGYTLLGALVEAVRGASWAEVLRQEILEPLGMHRTSTQPVPPHAGGWAVHPWADVMLTEPAEDLGLMAPAGQLWSTTADLLRFAAFLAAGDEKVLGAESVREMRVPSASLPADDWDSAYGLGLQVVRRDGRTLVGHTGSLPGFLAALWVCVEEGVAAVALTNATSGPLVSAVAADLVRIVADAEPRIPAPWRPLPEIDPELLALTGPWYWGTYAYVLKVAADRDVELQPLRGTGRGARFRSRSDGTWTGLDGYYEGETLRVVRNSEGAVDHLDLGSFAFTREPYDPGAAVPGGVDPEGWRGLAI is encoded by the coding sequence ATGACTTCCTTCAATGACTCCCCCAGCGACCCCCTCGGTGGTCCCGGTGCTGCCCCTGATGACGAGCTGCTCCCGGGTACACGACGTGCCCTGCTGCACCGCATCGCCACGGCCCAGGCCGAAGGCCGCACGCCCTCGTTCGTCGCCGCGGTGCAGCGGGAGGGGCGGACCGTCTGGAACGGCGCGCGCAGTTGCGTGGAGGGACACGACCCCGACGCGGATACGCAGTACAGGATCGGCTCCCTCACCAAGACGTTCACCGCCGTCCTGGTGCTGCGGCTGCGTGACGAGGGGGTACTCGACCTGGACGATCCGGTGGAGAAGTACCTGCCCGGCACAGGGGTCGGGGATGTGACCGTCTTCCAGCTCCTCGGACACAGCGCGGGCCTGGCCGCGGAGTCCCCTGCCCCGTGGTGGGAGCGCACACCCGGGGCCGTGCGTCCCGAGCTGGCCGATGTCCTCGGCGACCGTCCGAAGACGCAGCCGACCGGACGGGGACACCACTACTCCAACCCCGGCTACACCCTGCTCGGCGCACTGGTCGAGGCGGTACGCGGCGCCTCCTGGGCCGAGGTGCTGCGCCAGGAGATCCTGGAGCCGCTGGGGATGCACCGTACGAGCACGCAGCCGGTGCCCCCGCACGCGGGCGGCTGGGCCGTGCACCCCTGGGCGGACGTCATGCTGACCGAACCGGCAGAGGACCTCGGTCTGATGGCACCGGCCGGGCAGCTCTGGTCGACGACCGCCGACCTCCTGAGGTTCGCCGCGTTTCTGGCCGCCGGGGACGAGAAGGTTCTCGGCGCGGAGTCGGTGCGGGAGATGCGAGTGCCTTCGGCCTCGCTCCCGGCGGACGACTGGGACAGCGCCTATGGCCTCGGTCTCCAGGTCGTGCGCAGGGACGGCCGGACGCTCGTCGGCCACACCGGCTCGCTGCCGGGATTCCTGGCCGCCCTCTGGGTCTGTGTGGAGGAAGGAGTCGCCGCAGTCGCGCTCACCAACGCCACGTCCGGGCCGCTCGTCAGTGCGGTTGCCGCCGACCTGGTGCGGATCGTCGCCGATGCGGAGCCCCGTATCCCGGCGCCGTGGCGTCCTCTGCCCGAGATCGACCCCGAGTTGCTGGCGCTGACAGGTCCTTGGTACTGGGGCACGTACGCCTACGTCCTGAAGGTGGCCGCAGACCGGGACGTGGAGCTCCAGCCGTTGCGCGGCACCGGCCGGGGTGCTCGCTTCCGGTCACGGTCGGACGGTACTTGGACGGGGCTCGACGGTTACTACGAGGGGGAGACGCTGCGCGTCGTGCGGAACAGCGAAGGCGCTGTTGACCACCTCGACCTGGGGTCGTTCGCTTTCACACGCGAGCCGTACGATCCGGGCGCGGCTGTCCCTGGCGGTGTGGACCCGGAGGGCTGGCGAGGACTGGCCATCTGA
- a CDS encoding dihydrofolate reductase family protein, producing the protein MRKLTYFIACSIDGFIGDPSGDATSMYRFVNEEFLSFLKAEYPETVSAEGREALGFHDTRSQRFDTVIQGRSSYQLALDTGVTSPYALLREIVASRTLKESPDANVEVISEDLVGRVRELKAEQTDLGIWLCGGSQLAGELIDEVDELVIKTYPLVYGSGMPMFGSDFRAIEFTLDAVRTFDNGVLVRTYSRKR; encoded by the coding sequence TTGCGCAAGCTCACCTATTTCATCGCCTGCTCGATCGACGGTTTCATCGGGGACCCGAGCGGCGACGCCACATCGATGTACCGCTTCGTCAACGAGGAGTTCCTTTCCTTCCTCAAGGCGGAGTATCCGGAGACCGTCTCGGCCGAGGGGCGGGAGGCTCTTGGATTCCATGACACGAGGAGTCAGCGGTTCGACACGGTGATCCAGGGACGCTCCAGCTACCAGCTGGCTCTGGACACCGGCGTCACCAGCCCGTACGCCCTTCTTCGCGAGATCGTCGCCTCCCGCACGCTGAAGGAATCCCCGGACGCGAACGTGGAAGTGATCTCCGAGGACCTGGTCGGCCGCGTCCGGGAACTCAAGGCGGAGCAGACAGACCTGGGCATCTGGCTCTGCGGCGGTTCGCAGCTCGCTGGGGAGCTGATCGACGAGGTCGACGAGCTCGTGATCAAAACCTATCCGCTCGTGTACGGCTCAGGCATGCCGATGTTCGGCTCGGACTTCAGAGCCATCGAGTTCACGCTCGACGCCGTACGTACCTTCGACAACGGGGTGTTGGTCAGGACGTACAGCCGAAAGCGCTGA
- a CDS encoding TetR/AcrR family transcriptional regulator, with product MARNPERRTALIDAAIEVLAHEGARGLTFRAVDARAGVPVGTSSNYFASRDDLFMQAGARINSRMTPDPAVVEEALRPGPSRELVTSLMRWLVQRMADDRTGYLAMLELRLEATRRPALRVQLTQTVRAEFDAGADFYRAAGLPGDHDTFRALYLAMTGVLLEHFTLPGVLSGTALDDLVESVVTQIVPG from the coding sequence ATGGCCAGGAATCCGGAACGCAGAACCGCGCTCATCGACGCCGCCATCGAGGTGCTGGCGCACGAGGGGGCCCGCGGCCTCACCTTCCGCGCCGTGGACGCCCGGGCCGGCGTGCCGGTGGGCACGTCGTCCAACTACTTCGCGAGCCGGGACGACCTGTTCATGCAGGCGGGGGCCCGGATCAACAGCCGTATGACACCCGACCCCGCAGTGGTGGAGGAGGCGCTGCGCCCGGGACCCTCACGGGAACTGGTCACCTCCCTGATGCGATGGCTCGTCCAGCGCATGGCGGACGACCGCACCGGCTATCTGGCCATGCTCGAACTGCGCCTGGAAGCAACTCGCAGGCCGGCGCTCCGTGTCCAGCTGACGCAGACGGTGCGCGCGGAGTTCGACGCGGGCGCCGACTTCTACCGGGCCGCGGGCCTGCCGGGCGACCACGACACGTTCCGCGCGCTCTACCTGGCCATGACCGGCGTCCTCCTGGAGCACTTCACGTTGCCAGGAGTGCTGTCCGGCACCGCGCTCGACGACCTGGTGGAGAGCGTGGTCACGCAGATCGTGCCTGGCTGA
- the dnaB gene encoding replicative DNA helicase, with amino-acid sequence MDDPWADTGPSDRLPVSRKRRGDGKGRDEQHDRGHESSWDGGSPGFERVPPQDLDAEQSVLGGMLLSKDAIADVVEIIKGHDFYRPAHETVYTAILDLYAKGEPADPITVAAELVRRGEITKVGGAPYLHTLVQSVPTAANASYYAEIVHERAVLRRLVEAGTKITQMGYAADGDVDEIVNSAQAEIYAVTEQRTSEDYLPLGDIMEGALDEIEAIGSRSGEMTGVPTGFTDLDALTNGLHPGQMIVIAARPAMGKSTLALDFARACSIKSNLPSVIFSLEMGRNEIAMRLLSAEARVALHHMRSGTMTDEDWTRLARRMPDVSAAPLYIDDSPNLSMMEIRAKCRRLKQRNDLKLVVIDYLQLMQSGGSKRAESRQQEVSDMSRNLKLLAKELELPVIALSQLNRGPEQRTDKKPMVSDLRESGSIEQDADMVILLHREDAYEKESPRAGEADLIVAKHRNGPTATITVAFQGHYSRFVDMAQT; translated from the coding sequence TTGGACGACCCCTGGGCCGACACCGGTCCCAGTGACCGTCTGCCCGTTTCCCGTAAGCGCCGCGGTGACGGCAAGGGACGCGACGAACAGCACGACCGGGGCCATGAGAGCAGCTGGGACGGTGGCTCTCCCGGCTTCGAGCGGGTGCCTCCGCAGGACCTGGACGCCGAGCAGTCGGTGCTGGGCGGCATGCTGCTGTCCAAGGACGCCATCGCCGACGTCGTGGAGATCATCAAGGGCCACGACTTCTACCGCCCGGCCCACGAGACCGTCTACACGGCGATCCTCGACCTCTATGCGAAGGGTGAGCCGGCCGACCCGATCACAGTGGCGGCCGAACTGGTCAGGCGCGGCGAGATCACCAAGGTCGGCGGAGCCCCGTATCTGCACACCCTCGTCCAGTCCGTGCCGACGGCGGCGAACGCGTCGTACTACGCGGAGATCGTCCACGAGCGCGCTGTACTGCGCCGCCTCGTCGAGGCGGGGACGAAGATCACGCAGATGGGATACGCGGCCGACGGGGACGTCGACGAGATCGTCAACTCCGCGCAGGCCGAGATCTACGCCGTCACCGAGCAGCGCACCAGCGAGGACTATCTGCCGCTGGGCGACATCATGGAGGGCGCTCTCGACGAGATCGAGGCCATCGGCTCGCGCAGCGGTGAGATGACCGGTGTGCCGACGGGTTTCACGGACCTCGACGCCCTCACGAACGGCCTGCACCCCGGCCAGATGATCGTGATCGCGGCCCGTCCCGCCATGGGTAAGTCGACTCTGGCCCTGGACTTCGCGCGGGCGTGCTCGATCAAGAGCAACCTTCCGAGCGTGATCTTCTCCCTGGAAATGGGCCGCAACGAGATCGCGATGCGACTCCTGTCGGCGGAGGCCCGGGTGGCCCTGCACCACATGCGCTCCGGCACGATGACGGACGAGGACTGGACGCGGCTGGCCCGCCGGATGCCGGACGTATCCGCCGCCCCGCTCTACATCGACGATTCGCCGAACCTCTCCATGATGGAGATCCGGGCGAAGTGCCGCCGTCTCAAGCAGCGCAACGACCTCAAGCTCGTGGTCATCGACTACCTGCAGCTGATGCAGTCCGGTGGGTCCAAGCGGGCCGAGAGCCGCCAGCAGGAGGTCTCGGACATGTCCCGAAACCTCAAGCTGCTGGCCAAGGAACTGGAGCTCCCGGTGATCGCGCTCTCCCAGCTGAACCGTGGCCCCGAGCAGCGTACGGACAAGAAGCCGATGGTCTCCGACCTCCGTGAGTCCGGCTCCATCGAGCAGGACGCCGACATGGTGATCCTGCTGCACCGCGAGGACGCGTACGAGAAGGAGTCACCGCGTGCGGGCGAGGCCGACCTGATCGTGGCCAAGCACCGTAACGGCCCGACGGCGACGATCACGGTGGCGTTCCAGGGTCACTACTCGCGCTTCGTGGACATGGCTCAGACCTGA
- a CDS encoding MATE family efflux transporter, producing the protein MTKAPATSSLSRRRHDREIIALAVPAFGALVAEPLFVLVDSAIVGHLGTPQLAGLGVAAALLMTAVSIFVFLAYATTAAVARRVGAGDLPSAIRQGMDGIWLALLLGAVVVGTLLPAAPWLVDVFGASDTAAPYATTYLRISSLGIPAMLVVLAATGVLRGLQDTRTPLYVAIGGFTANGVLNVILVYGLGLGIAGSAWGTVIAQAGMAAAYLVVVVRGAKRHGASLRPDAAGIRASAQAGVPLLVRTLSLRAVLMIATAVAARLGDTDIAAHQIILSLWSLTAFALDAIAIAGQAIIGRHLGANDAKGAREACRRMVEWGIMSGVVLGILIVLARPLFIPLFTSDPTVRDTLLPALLVVALSQPIAGVVFVLDGVLMGAGDGRYLAWAMLVTLGVFVPVALLVPAFGGGLTALWWAMTLMMVVRLVTLWMRARSGRWIVTGATR; encoded by the coding sequence ATGACCAAGGCCCCCGCGACGTCCTCGCTCAGCCGCAGACGGCACGACCGGGAGATCATCGCCCTCGCCGTACCGGCCTTCGGCGCACTCGTCGCCGAGCCCCTTTTCGTGCTGGTCGACAGCGCCATCGTTGGCCATCTCGGAACACCTCAGCTGGCCGGCCTGGGAGTCGCCGCAGCTCTGCTGATGACCGCGGTGAGTATCTTCGTCTTCCTCGCCTACGCGACCACAGCGGCGGTCGCCCGCCGGGTCGGTGCGGGAGACCTTCCCTCCGCGATCCGTCAGGGGATGGACGGGATCTGGCTGGCACTGCTCCTAGGTGCCGTAGTCGTTGGCACCCTCCTCCCCGCAGCCCCTTGGCTCGTCGATGTGTTCGGTGCCTCCGATACCGCGGCTCCCTACGCGACTACGTATCTGCGCATCTCCAGCCTCGGCATCCCGGCCATGCTGGTCGTCCTCGCCGCGACCGGTGTACTGCGAGGCCTCCAGGACACCAGGACCCCCCTCTACGTAGCCATCGGCGGTTTCACTGCGAACGGCGTTCTCAATGTGATCCTCGTGTACGGCCTCGGCCTCGGTATCGCAGGCTCCGCCTGGGGCACCGTGATCGCCCAGGCCGGCATGGCCGCGGCCTATCTCGTCGTAGTCGTACGAGGAGCGAAGCGCCACGGGGCCTCCCTGCGCCCCGACGCCGCCGGCATCAGGGCCAGCGCACAGGCCGGTGTGCCCCTGCTGGTCCGCACACTGTCGCTGCGGGCCGTCCTGATGATCGCCACTGCTGTCGCGGCCCGTCTCGGCGATACCGATATCGCCGCCCACCAGATCATCCTGTCGCTGTGGAGTCTCACCGCGTTCGCCCTCGATGCCATCGCCATCGCCGGCCAGGCCATCATCGGGCGCCACCTCGGTGCGAATGACGCCAAGGGTGCACGCGAGGCCTGCCGACGCATGGTCGAGTGGGGCATCATGTCCGGCGTTGTCCTGGGCATCCTGATCGTGCTGGCCCGTCCCCTGTTCATCCCGCTCTTCACCAGCGACCCGACCGTGCGGGACACGCTGCTTCCCGCCCTGCTGGTGGTGGCGCTCTCGCAGCCGATCGCCGGAGTGGTCTTCGTCCTGGACGGTGTGCTGATGGGTGCCGGAGACGGGCGCTACCTCGCCTGGGCGATGCTCGTCACTCTGGGAGTATTCGTTCCCGTCGCCCTCCTGGTCCCCGCCTTCGGCGGTGGCCTCACGGCGCTGTGGTGGGCGATGACTCTGATGATGGTGGTCAGGCTGGTGACTCTCTGGATGCGCGCCCGCTCGGGACGGTGGATCGTCACCGGAGCGACGCGCTGA
- the rplI gene encoding 50S ribosomal protein L9, whose protein sequence is MKIILTHEVSGLGAAGDVVDVKDGYARNYLVPRGFAIRWTKGGEKDVAQIRRARKIHEISTIEQANEIKAKLESVQVRLAVRSGDAGRLFGSVTPADIASAIKAAGGPDVDKRRVELGSAIKTLGGHQVSVRLHPEVAAKLGIEVVAA, encoded by the coding sequence ATGAAGATCATCCTCACCCACGAGGTCTCCGGCCTCGGTGCTGCAGGCGACGTCGTTGACGTCAAGGACGGGTACGCCCGTAACTACCTGGTTCCGCGTGGCTTCGCCATCCGCTGGACCAAGGGTGGCGAGAAGGACGTGGCGCAGATTCGCCGCGCCCGCAAGATCCACGAGATCTCGACGATCGAGCAGGCCAACGAGATCAAGGCCAAGCTCGAGTCCGTCCAGGTTCGTCTGGCTGTTCGCTCCGGCGACGCCGGCCGTCTCTTCGGCTCCGTCACCCCGGCCGACATCGCCTCGGCGATCAAGGCCGCCGGTGGTCCGGACGTCGACAAGCGTCGCGTTGAGCTCGGCTCGGCGATCAAGACGCTTGGTGGACACCAGGTGTCCGTGCGTCTGCACCCCGAGGTCGCTGCGAAGCTCGGCATCGAGGTCGTTGCTGCCTAA
- the rpsR gene encoding 30S ribosomal protein S18, protein MAKPPVRKPKKKVCAFCKDKTQYVDYKDTNMLRKFISDRGKIRARRVTGNCTQHQRDVATAVKNSREMALLPYTSTAR, encoded by the coding sequence ATGGCGAAGCCGCCTGTGCGCAAGCCTAAGAAGAAGGTCTGCGCGTTCTGCAAGGACAAGACCCAGTACGTGGACTACAAGGACACGAACATGCTGCGGAAGTTCATTTCCGACCGTGGCAAGATCCGTGCCCGCCGCGTCACCGGCAACTGCACGCAGCACCAGCGTGACGTCGCCACGGCTGTGAAGAACAGCCGTGAGATGGCGCTGCTGCCCTACACGTCCACCGCGCGATAA
- a CDS encoding single-stranded DNA-binding protein, producing MAGETVITVVGNLVDDPELRFTPSGAAVAKFRVASTPRIFDRQTNEWKDGEGLFLTCSVWRQAAENVAESLQRGMRVVVQGRLKQRSYEDREGVKRTVYELDVEEVGPSLKSATAKVTKTTGRGGQGQGGQGGYGGGQQGGGNWGGGPGAGGQQGGGGAPADDPWATGAPAGGQQGGGQQGGGGSWGGSSGGTTGGSAGSGGGYSDEPPF from the coding sequence ATGGCAGGCGAGACCGTCATCACGGTCGTCGGCAATCTCGTCGACGACCCCGAGCTGCGCTTCACCCCGTCCGGTGCGGCGGTCGCGAAGTTCCGTGTCGCGTCCACTCCCCGCATCTTCGACCGTCAGACCAATGAGTGGAAGGACGGTGAGGGCCTGTTCCTCACCTGCTCGGTCTGGCGTCAGGCGGCGGAGAACGTCGCGGAGTCGCTCCAGCGAGGCATGCGCGTTGTCGTGCAAGGCCGGCTGAAGCAGCGGTCCTACGAGGACCGTGAGGGCGTCAAGCGCACGGTCTACGAGCTGGACGTCGAGGAAGTCGGCCCCAGCCTGAAGAGCGCCACGGCGAAGGTCACCAAGACCACAGGTCGCGGTGGCCAGGGCCAGGGCGGCCAGGGTGGATACGGCGGTGGCCAGCAGGGCGGCGGCAACTGGGGCGGCGGTCCCGGTGCCGGAGGCCAGCAGGGCGGCGGCGGTGCTCCCGCCGACGACCCGTGGGCCACTGGCGCGCCGGCCGGCGGCCAGCAAGGCGGGGGTCAGCAGGGCGGCGGAGGCAGCTGGGGCGGAAGCTCCGGCGGCACCACCGGCGGATCTGCTGGTTCCGGCGGCGGCTACTCGGACGAGCCGCCCTTCTAG
- the rpsF gene encoding 30S ribosomal protein S6 has translation MRHYEVMVILDPDLEERAVSPLIENFLSVVREGNGKVEKVDTWGRRRLSYEIKKKPEGIYSVIDLQAEPAVVKELDRQMNLNESVLRTKVLRPETH, from the coding sequence ATGCGTCACTACGAGGTGATGGTCATCCTCGACCCCGATCTCGAGGAGCGCGCAGTCTCCCCGTTGATCGAGAACTTCCTCTCCGTCGTCCGTGAGGGCAACGGAAAGGTTGAGAAGGTCGACACCTGGGGCCGTCGTCGTCTCTCTTACGAGATCAAGAAGAAGCCTGAGGGCATCTACTCGGTCATCGACCTGCAGGCAGAGCCCGCAGTCGTCAAGGAGCTCGACCGACAGATGAACCTGAACGAGTCGGTCCTCCGGACCAAGGTCCTCCGCCCCGAGACCCACTGA